In Truepera sp., the sequence GCGAAGCGCGTGCCGTCAGGCAGGCCGGTCAGGGGTTCGGCCCCGCTTCTTGCGGCCGCCGGGCGTCGAACCATGCCAGCAGGATGCCCGCCAGCGCCACAATCTCGCTCAGGAGGAACAGGACGTTGAGTAGCGTCACCGCGCCGTCGATCACTACCGAGAGGAGCCGCGCGGCGGCGACTGCGCCCACCAGCAACGCGGCGACGCCGAGGATGGCGGGTGCCCCCGCGCGCCGTACGGCGCCGCGCAGGACGAGTCCCCCGAGCGCCAGATGCATGGCGCCGAAGGTCGCTCGCACCTGGCTGATGCCCCGAACGTCCGCTATCTCCAACCCAAGCATCTTCGCGGTGAAGAAAGGGTTGGCGAGCCCCAGCAGGCCCAGCGCGAACAGGATGGCCGTGGAAACGTAAACGAGCTGGGAGCGGACGTTCATGACGCGAATGCTATCACCGGCCGGCGGCGGGCCCCGGATTAGTAGGGCGCAGGCAGCGCGCCGCACGCTAGCGAGTTGCGGGTAGCGGACCCCGGGCTAGCGGGGCGCCGGCGGCGTGCCTTGCGCCTGCGCCGCCGCGCTCGTCAGCATGAAGTTGTCGCGGTGGATCACCTCGTCGTAGTCCTTGTGGCCCAGCAGCTCGGCGATCGCCTGGCTATGCCGGCCGCGGATCCGTTCGACCGCCTCGGAGCCGTAGTTGGTGAGCCCCACCCCGATCCGCGTGCCCTCGTGGCGTATCTCCACCGCGTCGCCGAACGTGAACACGCCGGTAACTCCCGTTACGCCGCCCGGCAGTAGGCTCTTGCCGGCTGCCAGGGCCCTGGCGGCGCCGGCGTCCACCAGCAGCGCGCCGCGAACGGGCTGGTTGGCTATCCAGGCCTTGCGCGCCGGCACGTGGACGGGAGCCAGGAAGCGCGTGCCGCGCCGCTCCCCCCGCGCGAGGGCCTCCAGCGCCGCGCCGCCCCCGCCGAGCACGATGGTCTCGATGCCGGCGCCCGTCGCAATCCGCGCCGCCCGCAGTTTGGTGGCCATGCCACCGGTGCCGAGCGCAGAGCCTGGGCGGCCGGCAAGTTGCGTCACCTCGCCGATGTCGCTAACCACCTCTATGCGCTTGGCGTCCGGGTTGCGCTTCGGGTCGGAATCGTACAGGCCGTCAACGTCGGTCAGGATGATCAGCACGTCGGCGTCCACCAGGTAGCTCACCCAGGCCGAGAGCGTGTCGTTGTCGCCCAGCTTCAACTCCGCGGTGGCCACGCTGTCGTTCTCGTTGATGACGGGCACCACGCCCAGCGCGAGCGTGGCCTCGAGGGCGCTCTTGGCGTTCACGTAGCGCTCCCGCTCCTGAACGTCGCTTGCCGATATGAGTAGCTGCGCCGTGGGGCGCGGCGAGAGGGCCCGCTCCCAATCGAGCATCAGCAGCGCCTGGCCCACGGCCGCGGCCGCTTGCTTGTCAGGCAGCGTGAGGGGGAGCTTGAGCCCCAAGCGCTGCCGCCCCGCCGCGCCCGCACCCGAGGAGACGATCACGAACTGCGCCGAGCCCTTTTGGGCCGCCGCCAGGACCTGGGCCCCACGCGCCACGTCCCACATCTTGTAAGGAGCTATGCGTCCGGACTCGTCCACCAGGGAGCTGGTGCCGACCTTGATCACGATGCGCCGCCAGCGGCCTTGAACGCGCGACATGTCGGTAATGCTACTGCCTGCCGCCCTCGGGGCGGCGGTGCTAGACTCCCCCGCATGCGCGTCGCCGTCGTCGGAGCCACCGGGGCCGTGGGCCAAGAGCTACTCGCAATATTGGAGGAGCGGCAGTTCCCCATCACGGAACTCAAGCTCTACGCGTCGCCCAGGTCCGCCGGCAAGGCGGTGAGGTTCAAGGGCGAGGACCACCTGCTGCGGAGCTTGCCGGAAGACGGGGACCTCGGCGCCGACTTCATCTTCTCCAGCGCGGGCGGCAGCCTTTCAAAGGAGCACGCCTGGGCGTGGGCGTCACGGGGCGGCGTGGTCATCGACAACACGAGCGCGTGGCGCATGGACGCCCGGGTGCCCCTGGTGATACCGGAAGTGAACCCGGACGCGCTTAAGAACCACCCGGGCCTGATAGCCAACCCGAACTGCTCCACCATCATCGCGCTGATGGCCCTGGCGCCACTACACCGCGCCTTCGGGCTCAAGCGGGCGACGGTCGCCACCTACCAGGCCGTTTCCGGCGCCGGCGCGGCCGGCATGGGCGAGCTGCGCGAGCAGAGTCAGGCGGTGCTGGCCGGCGCCTCCGGCCCCAACGGGGAACCGCTGGGCGCGCCGACGGCGCCCGTTAAGTTCCAGCACCCGATCGCGTTCAACCTCTTCAGCCACGATTCCGAGATCGGCGAGGACGGCTACAACACCGAGGAGCGCAAGTTGGCCCTCGAGTCGCGCAAGATCCTCGGGGCACCCCAACTGGCCATCAGCGCCACGTGCGTGCGCGTACCAGTGTTCAGGGCCCACAGCGAGTCCATCCACGCCGAGTTCGAGCGCCCCGTCACGGAATCGGACGCCCGCGAGGTGCTGAGCCACGCGCCGGGCGTGCGCGTCGTGGACGACCGCCAAGGGAACAGGTTCCCCATGCCACTGGACGCCAGCGGCCAGGACTACACGCTGGTCGGCAGGATCCGCGCCGACATGAGCCTGCCGGGCGGCCTCGCCCTGTTCGTGGCCGGCGACCAGATCCGTAAGGGCGCCGCCCTCAACGCGGTGCAGATCGGCGAGGCGCTGCTCGACTCCTAGGTGCCGAGCTGCTCGGGTCCGGCGCTCGCCGTCACTCGGCCAGCCGCCCGGACCATCCGGCACTTCCGGTCACTCGGCCAGCCGCCCGGCCCGCTTGTAGACCTCGTAAGCCCCCCACTCGCGCACTACGCGGTCCAGCCCCGCCAGCCGCTTGCCCACCGCCAGGTCGAAGCGCCAGGCGCTCCGCCACTCGCTGGGGGGCAGCGAGCGGTAGTCGACGGGGAACGGTGTTACCGACCAACCCTGGGCCCTGAACGTACCCAACGCCCGCGGCATGTGCAGTGCGCTCGTGACGAGAAGCCAGGTGGAACCCGGCTGCGGCGCCACC encodes:
- a CDS encoding aspartate-semialdehyde dehydrogenase, coding for MRVAVVGATGAVGQELLAILEERQFPITELKLYASPRSAGKAVRFKGEDHLLRSLPEDGDLGADFIFSSAGGSLSKEHAWAWASRGGVVIDNTSAWRMDARVPLVIPEVNPDALKNHPGLIANPNCSTIIALMALAPLHRAFGLKRATVATYQAVSGAGAAGMGELREQSQAVLAGASGPNGEPLGAPTAPVKFQHPIAFNLFSHDSEIGEDGYNTEERKLALESRKILGAPQLAISATCVRVPVFRAHSESIHAEFERPVTESDAREVLSHAPGVRVVDDRQGNRFPMPLDASGQDYTLVGRIRADMSLPGGLALFVAGDQIRKGAALNAVQIGEALLDS
- a CDS encoding DUF4345 family protein: MNVRSQLVYVSTAILFALGLLGLANPFFTAKMLGLEIADVRGISQVRATFGAMHLALGGLVLRGAVRRAGAPAILGVAALLVGAVAAARLLSVVIDGAVTLLNVLFLLSEIVALAGILLAWFDARRPQEAGPNP
- the proB gene encoding glutamate 5-kinase; amino-acid sequence: MSRVQGRWRRIVIKVGTSSLVDESGRIAPYKMWDVARGAQVLAAAQKGSAQFVIVSSGAGAAGRQRLGLKLPLTLPDKQAAAAVGQALLMLDWERALSPRPTAQLLISASDVQERERYVNAKSALEATLALGVVPVINENDSVATAELKLGDNDTLSAWVSYLVDADVLIILTDVDGLYDSDPKRNPDAKRIEVVSDIGEVTQLAGRPGSALGTGGMATKLRAARIATGAGIETIVLGGGGAALEALARGERRGTRFLAPVHVPARKAWIANQPVRGALLVDAGAARALAAGKSLLPGGVTGVTGVFTFGDAVEIRHEGTRIGVGLTNYGSEAVERIRGRHSQAIAELLGHKDYDEVIHRDNFMLTSAAAQAQGTPPAPR